From the Lujinxingia sediminis genome, the window TCATCGTGGCCAGAAACGTGCTCTTGGCCTTGCTGGCCTGCAGCGCCTCGTCCCGGGTCGTGCGTAACTCCTCGTTGAGCACACGCAGGGCATCCTCGGCTTCGCGCTGCTCGGTGATATCGCGCCCCGAACCGTAGATGATGCGGGCGTCGGCATCGAAGCTCATCTTCCATTGCAGCCAGCGTTGTTGCCCCTTCTCGGTGGTAAAACGCGCATCAAACCCCACCGAAGCGCTGCGCGATAACAACGCGCGCACCTGGCCCCGCACCCTCTCCCGATCCTCCTCGACCACCAGCGCATCAAACGCACGCCCCCCGAGCGCACCCGGCGCATATCCCAGGCCCGCATCCATCGAAGGGTTGGTCTGAAGCAGCCGCCCCTCGGCGTCGAGAATGCACATCGCATCATCGGAGGCTTGAAAAAACTGATCGCGGGTCGAACGCTCGAACGCCTGCAGCTTCAACTCACGCAGGTCGCGGTTAAGCAGCGCCTGGGTGGCCAGCATGCTAAAGCGGCGAGCCAGCTGCACATGTTTTGCCGAGAAGAAGGCGGGCTCAGAATGCGTGCACACCATCAGCGAGGGCTCGGGCTCCTGGCGAAGCCCGATATGCAACGCGGAGCTCGCCACCAGCGCATGCGACCTCTGCAAATCCTGCCACTCGGCGATCATCGCCGTATTGAACACCGCCACCGGCTCCCCTCCCAGCGCCTGTCGGGTCACCGCCTCCCCTCGCCAGCACATCTCCTCCAGCCCGCTGCAGGTCGTCGCGACCAGATGCATCGCGTCCACACGCGTCCCGGTGAAGACATAGGCCTGCTCAAACCCCAGCAGATCCTGAAGTATCTCAAAGAGCCCACCAAACATCGCTCTGGTGTCGGTGATCGAGCCCAGAATCTCCAATCCCCTCAATAACCCCTCGGTCTCCAGCCGCAACTCGCGCTCTTTGCGCCGAGCGCGCTCCAGGTCCAGGAGAGTTTCGCGCAGGGTTTCGGATTCCGTCATCGCATACCTCGAAGCGTTACGACGCTGTGAACAGAGAAAGAGAGCGCTCAAGACGAGCGTTCACGTGAGGAAACCGGTCACGCCACAAAACGTAAGGCGATGTCAGAAGCATCGTTGCCGCTCTGCATCGCCGCTTGTGGTGCCCTCGATGCCGACGTCGAACCCGACGCCCATGCCAGCTCACCACGAGCCCGTAGTCTGCGCCCGGGACGCCCCCACTCGCCCACCACCTTCGCGCACGCAAGGCACTCTCTTCAGCGCAAAAATGTCACCACGGAGATCATCAGGTTACCGTGGCGATTCTCTCCACCGATAAAGCACCCCTGCTCCCCAAACGTAAATGCCCCGATATAGGGTTTTCCACCCAAAACCTCCCCCATCTCCCGGGCGACCTCATCGATACGCTCTTGCACCGTGAGCATGCACCCGGCGCAGTAGATCACAAGGCTGCCCACAATCTCCTTATCCTCCGAGCTTGCAATGTCCCGAACCGCCTGCCCCACGCGTCCCGCTCGAGAGATCAGCGAATCCACCGTGCCCCGCATCAGCACGAGCTCCTCCCCCTCTTCCACCGTTGAGAAGAGCGTCAGCCCCCCCTCCGGAGTCAGTCCATCAGGGTGCGAGAGCTGATAGTAGGGGGTGCCCTCAATCCTGCCGACCACTCGCCCCAGCGGAAAGAGCGTCGTTTTCCCCAGGATATTGCCCCCCTGCTCCAGTTCGTCGTCAATCGCACCGCCGGTCCACGCGTTGTACACCTGCGCGGCCGGCTGGTCGTCGATCTCATAGAGCACTCGCCCCTGCGCCCGCGTCACCCTGCCCACCCGGGCCGTGGGCTCGTAGCCGCTGTGAAAGGAGTAGTCGACGTCCGCCGAGCTAAAGATCGCCGCGATCACCACGGCGTTCTCAAAGACCTCCCCGTTGGCAAACTGCTTCCAATGCCCGGCAACCGTGTTATCAGCCGAGCTTCCGCCCAGAATCGGCACCCTGGAGCCGAGCAGCTGCTGAATGCCCTCGATCAGCTCCTCTTCAACTCCCGGCGCAGCCATCAACCACAGCATCTGCGGAACCTGCCCGGGACGCCCCGCCTGACTCAACGCTTCCTGAAGCGCCCGCTGCGCAGCCTCCCGCGGCGAATCCCCGATCTCCCAGGCGCCCACCCCATAGGCCCCTTCCGCATCCGCGATCCCCATCATCGCCAACCCATGTCCCTCCTCGCTGGCCATGCCCTCGTCGGTCATCACCCCCTGGCAGGATGTCCCGCCATGAATCGGCACATCCCCGGCCAACGCCACAAGGTGCGCGTTAACTGCCGCCGTATCGTATGTCTCCGTCGCATACAGAAAGATGATGTCCGGCGACGCTTCCAACCGCTCAGAGAGCAGCCGATAGCCTTCGCGAGCCGCCACTTTCGGGTCACGAGCAACACTTCGAGCGCTTGCAAACTTCATAGGTCTCCTCG encodes:
- a CDS encoding FIST signal transduction protein; this encodes MKFASARSVARDPKVAAREGYRLLSERLEASPDIIFLYATETYDTAAVNAHLVALAGDVPIHGGTSCQGVMTDEGMASEEGHGLAMMGIADAEGAYGVGAWEIGDSPREAAQRALQEALSQAGRPGQVPQMLWLMAAPGVEEELIEGIQQLLGSRVPILGGSSADNTVAGHWKQFANGEVFENAVVIAAIFSSADVDYSFHSGYEPTARVGRVTRAQGRVLYEIDDQPAAQVYNAWTGGAIDDELEQGGNILGKTTLFPLGRVVGRIEGTPYYQLSHPDGLTPEGGLTLFSTVEEGEELVLMRGTVDSLISRAGRVGQAVRDIASSEDKEIVGSLVIYCAGCMLTVQERIDEVAREMGEVLGGKPYIGAFTFGEQGCFIGGENRHGNLMISVVTFLR